Proteins encoded by one window of Pelmatolapia mariae isolate MD_Pm_ZW linkage group LG14, Pm_UMD_F_2, whole genome shotgun sequence:
- the LOC134640628 gene encoding extracellular calcium-sensing receptor-like, with the protein MGSSLQTNLLLLVLLSSYFSSVISSSQFSLSCQLQGQFDLNGMHKAGDVVLGGLFQIHFFSSVAIQSFNSKPQQPTCNGVYALGFKLAQTMAFAIDEINRNSNLLPNVTLGYTVYDSCLELGIGFRAALSLASGQEEKIMLNSTCVGNPPVIGIVGDSSSTNSIAISNVLGLYRVPMVSYFSTCSCLSNHQKYPSFFRTIPSDAFQVRAMIQILKHFSWTWVGLLVSDDDYGLHAARSFQSELSLLSESCLAYTEVLPWDKDTEELRRIVDVMKKSTARVVIVFEHYSRMIKLMEEVVRQNVTGLQWMASEAWTAAVVLQTPQFMPYLRGTLGIAIRRGEIPGLREFLLQIRPDLHQNNSYGNSMVNQFWEFTFQCRFAPAPAGWLEGGGAICTGQEDLENVDNEFLDVSNLRPEYNVYKAVYALAYSLDDMLRCKPGGGPFSGNSCATLQSLEPWQLVYYLERVNFTTPFGDQVSFDENGDALPIYDVMNWLWLPDGSTKVQNVGEVKRSAFKGEELILDEDKIFWNFESKKPPRSVCSESCPPGTHMVREKGEPQCCFDCIPCSEGKITNKSKCTTCPDDFWSNPQREDCIPKKTEFLSYFEPLGICLTTTSLLGVFICAVVLGIFIYYRRTPIVRANNSELSFQLLLSLKLCFLCSLLFIGRPRLWTCQLRHAAFGISFVLCVSCILVKTMVVLAVFKASKPGGGASLKWFGAMQQRGTVLVLTSIQAAICSTWLVTSSPTPHKNTQYHNDKIVYECAVGSTVGFAVLLGYIGMLAFLSFFIAFLVRNLPDSFNEAKLITFSMLIFCAVWVAFVPAYISSPGKLADAVEVFAILASSFGLLITLFGPKCYIILLRPEMNTKKAVMGRGIGS; encoded by the exons ATGGGCTCTTCTTTACAAACCAATTTGCTCTTGCTTGTTTTGCTATCTTCTTACTTTTCTTCTGTCATATCCTCTTCTCAGTTTTCTCTCTCATGTCAGTTACAGGGACAGTTTGATCTAAATGGGATGCACAAGGCTGGTGATGTGGTTCTCGGTGGACTGTTTCAAATCCACTTCTTTTCAAGTGTTgctattcagtcttttaattCAAAACCACAACAACCTACTTGCAATGG tgTTTATGCCCTAGGATTTAAGCTCGCACAAACCATGGCCTTTGCTATTGATGAGATCAATAGAAACTCAAACCTGCTACCTAATGTGACCCTGGGATACACTGTGTATGATAGCTGCCTTGAACTTGGAATTGGATTTCGTGCAGCATTGTCATTGGCCAGTGGTCAAGAAGAGAAAATTATGTTAAATAGTACATGTGTTGGAAATCCTCCAGTCATAGGGATTGTGGGTGATTCATCTTCTACAAATTCTATTGCCATCTCCAATGTCTTAGGTTTGTACAGAGTACCGATG GTGAGTTATTTTTCCACATGTTCCTGCCTGAGTAACCATCAAAAATACCCATCATTCTTTAGGACGATCCCAAGTGATGCTTTCCAG GTACGTGCTATGATTCAGATTCTGAAGCATTTCAGTTGGACTTGGGTAGGTCTGCTTGTCAGTGACGATGATTATGGACTTCATGCAGCAAGATCCTTTCAATCTGAGCTGAGTCTGTTAAGTGAAAGTTGCCTGGCCTACACTGAGGTTTTGCCCTGGGACAAAGACACAGAAGAACTCAGGAGGATTGTTGATGTGATGAAAAAATCCACAGCTCGAGTTGTCATTGTCTTTGAACATTACAGTCGCATGATAAAACTTATGGAAGAG GTAGTAAGGCAAAATGTAACTGGCCTACAATGGATGGCCAGTGAAGCCTGGACAGCAGCTGTTGTGCTCCAAACACCTCAGTTTATGCCATACCTGCGTGGTACACTGGGTATCGCTATTCGTCGAGGTGAGATACCAGGACTCAGGGAATTCCTGTTACAAATACGTCCTGACTTACATCAAAATAACAGCTATGGAAATAGTATG GTGAACCAGTTTTGGGAATTCACATTTCAGTGTAGATTTGCACCAGCTCCAGCAGGCTGGCTGGAAGGTGGAGGTGCAATATGTACTGGACAGGAAGATCTAGAAAATGTGGACAATGAATTCTTGGACGTTTCCAACCTGCGGCCTGAGTATAATGTGTACAAAGCTGTTTATGCACTGGCATATTCCCTTGATGACATGCTGCGGTGCAAGCCAGGAGGAGGGCCTTTCAGTGGGAACAGCTGTGCCACTTTGCAGTCACTGGAGCCATGGCAG cttgtttaTTACTTGGAAAGAGTGAACTTCACCACTCCATTTGGCGATCAAGTGTCATTTGATGAGAATGGTGATGCATTGCCAATTTATGATGTGATGAACTGGTTGTGGCTCCCTGATGGAAGCACTAAAGTTCAGAATGTGGGTGAGGTTAAAAGGTCAGCTTTCAAAGGTGAAGAACTCATACTTGATGAAGACAAAATCTTCTGGAACTTTGAATCCAAAAAG CCACCTCGATCAGTATGCAGTGAAAGCTGTCCTCCTGGTACCCACATGGTGAGAGAGAAGGGGGAACCCCAGTGCTGTTTTGACTGCATTCCTTGTTCTGAAGGGAAAATTACTAATAAGAGCA AGTGCACCACTTGTCCAGATGATTTTTGGTCAAACCCCCAGCGTGAAGACTGTATTCCTAAGAAGACAGAGTTCCTCTCCTATTTTGAGCCTCTGGGTATTTGTTTGACAACAACCTCACTGCTGGGAGTATTTATATGTGCTGTTGTTCTGGGGATCTTCATTTATTATCGCAGAACACCTATAGTTCGTGCCAACAATTCAGAACTTAGTTTCCAGCTATTACTGTCACTTAAgttgtgtttcctttgttcatTGCTGTTCATCGGACGACCCAGGTTGTGGACATGCCAACTCAGGCATGCAGCATTTGGGATCAGCTTTGTGCTGTGTGTCTCATGCATCCTGGTAAAAACCATGGTTGTTCTGGCTGTGTTCAAAGCCTCCAAGCCAGGAGGGGGAGCCAGTCTGAAGTGGTTTGGTGCAATGCAGCAGAGAGGAACAGTTCTAGTTCTTACATCTATTCAGGCAGCCATCTGCAGTACCTGGCTTGTCACTTCCTCTCCAACTCCACATAAAAACACCCAATACCACAATGATAAGATAGTGTATGAGTGTGCAGTTGGGTCAACTGTTGGTTTTGCAGTGTTATTGGGCTATATTGGCATGCTGGCTTTCCTCAGTTTTTTCATTGCGTTCCTGGTGAGGAATCTCCCTGACAGTTTTAATGAGGCCAAGCTCATCACATTCAGCATGCTGATCTTCTGTGCTGTGTGGGTGGCCTTTGTTCCTGCTTATATCAGCTCACCAGGAAAACTTGCAGATGCAGTGGAGGTATTTGCCATCCTGGCCTCAAGTTTTGGACTCTTGATCACACTGTTTGGACCCAAATGTTACATAATCCTGTTGAGACCGGAGATGAACACGAAGAAAGCTGTTATGGGTCGTGGCATTGGGTCATAA
- the LOC134641470 gene encoding extracellular calcium-sensing receptor-like, producing MYKTGDVVLGGLFQIHFFSSVAIQSFTSQPQQPTCSGVYALGFKLAQTMAFAIDEINRNSDLLPNVTLGYTLYDSCQELGIGFRAALSLANSQEEKIILNDTCSGNPPVIGIVGDPSSTPSIAISNVLGLYRVPMVSYFATCSCLSDHQKYPSFFRTIPSDAFQVRAMIQILKHFGWTWVGLLVTDDDYGLHAARSFQSELSLSGESCLAYTEVLPWNKDTDELRRIVDVMKTSTARVVIVFEHYSRVINLMEEVVRQNLTGLQWMASESWTVTVPDVLQTPQLMPYLGGTLGIAIRQGEIPGLREFLLQIRPDLHHNNSYGNSMVNQFWEFAFQCRFAPAPAGWLEGGGAICTGQEDLENVDNEFLEISNLRPEYNVYKAVYALAYSLDDMLRCKPGRGPFSGNSCATLQSLKPWQLVYYLERVNFTTPFGDQVSFDENGDVEPIYDVMNWLWLPDGSTKVQSVGEVKGSGEGEELILDEKRIFWNFESKKPPRSVCSESCPPGTHMVREKGKPQCCFDCIPCSEGKITNKTNSLECTSCPEDFWSNPQRDLCIPKKTEFLSYHEPLGICLTATSLLGTLICAVVLGIFIYHRRTPIVRANNSELSFQLLLSLKLCFLCSLLFIGRPRLWTCQLRHAAFGISFVLCVSCILVKTMVVLAVFKASKPGGGASLKWFGAMQQRGTVVFLTSIQAAICTTWLVTSSPTPHKNTQYHNDKIVYECAVGSTVGFAVLLGYIGKLAILSFLIAFLVRNLPDSFNEAKLITFSMLIFCAVWVAFVPAYISSPGKLADAVEVFAILASSFGLLITLFGPKCYIILLRPEMNTKKAVMGRGVES from the exons ATGTACAAGACTGGAGATGTGGTTCTAGGGGGTCTGTTTCAAATCCACTTCTTTTCAAGTGTTGCTATTCAGTCTTTTACttcacaaccacaacagcctaCTTGCAGTGG TGTTTATGCCCTAGGATTTAAGCTTGCACAAACCATGGCCTTTGCTATTGATGAAATCAACAGAAACTCAGACCTGCTACCAAATGTGACTCTGGGATATACTCTGTATGATAGCTGCCAAGAACTTGGAATTGGATTCCGTGCAGCATTGTCATTAGCCAATAGTCAAGAAGAGAAAATTATATTAAATGATACATGTTCTGGAAATCCTCCTGTCATAGGGATTGTGGGGGATCCGTCCTCTACACCTTCTATTGCCATCTCCAACGTCTTAGGTTTGTACAGAGTACCTATG GTGAGTTATTTTGCCACATGTTCCTGCCTGAGTGACCATCAAAAGTATCCATCCTTCTTTAGGACGATACCAAGTGATGCTTTCCAG GTACGTGCTATGATCCAGATTCTAAAACACTTTGGCTGGACTTGGGTAGGTCTGCTTGTCACTGATGATGATTATGGACTTCATGCAGCCAGATCCTTTCAGTCTGAGCTGAGTCTTTCGGGTGAATCTTGCCTGGCATACACTGAGGTTTTGCCCTGGAACAAAGACACAGATGAACTCAGGAGGATCGTTGATGTGATGAAAACCTCTACAGCTCGAGTTGTCATTGTCTTTGAACATTACAGTCGCGTGATAAATCTTATGGAAGAG GTAGTGAGGCAAAATCTAACTGGCCTACAGTGGATGGCCAGTGAAAGCTGGACAGTAACAGTACCTGATGTGCTCCAAACACCTCAGCTTATGCCATACCTGGGTGGTACACTGGGCATCGCTATTCGTCAAGGAGAAATACCAGGGCTCAGGGAATTCCTGTTACAAATACGTCCTGATCtacatcacaacaacagctatGGAAatagcatg gTGAACCAGTTTTGGGAATTTGCATTTCAGTGCAGATTTGCACCAGCTCCAGCAGGCTGGCTGGAAGGTGGAGGTGCAATATGTACTGGACAGGAAGATCTAGAAAATGTGGACAATGAGTTCTTGGAAATTTCCAACCTGCGGCCTGAGTATAATGTGTACAAAGCTGTTTATGCACTGGCATATTCCCTTGATGACATGCTGCGGTGCAAGCCAGGAAGAGGGCCTTTCAGTGGGAACAGCTGTGCCACTTTGCAGTCACTGAAGCCATGGCAG CTGGTTTATTACTTGGAAAGAGTGAACTTCACCACTCCATTTGGTGATCAAGTGTCATTTGATGAGAATGGTGATGTGGAGCCAATTTATGATGTGATGAACTGGTTGTGGCTCCCCGATGGAAGCACTAAAGTTCAAAGTGTGGGTGAGGTTAAGGGGTCAGGTGAAGGTGAAGAACTCATACTTGATGAAAAAAGAATCTTCTGGAACTTTGAATCGAAAAAG CCACCTCGATCAGTATGTAGTGAGAGCTGTCCTCCTGGTACCCACATGGTGAGAGAGAAGGGGAAACCCCAATGCTGTTTTGACTGCATCCCTTGTTCTGAAGGAAAAATCACTAATAAGACCa ACTCCTTGGAGTGTACCAGTTGTCCAGAGGATTTTTGGTCAAACCCCCAGCGTGATCTGTGTATTCCTAAGAAGACAGAGTTTCTCTCGTATCATGAGCCTCTGGGCATTTGTTTGACGGCAACCTCATTACTGGGAACACTTATATGTGCTGTTGTTCTAGGGATCTTTATCTACCATCGCAGAACACCTATAGTTCGTGCCAACAATTCAGAACTTAGTTTCCAGCTATTGTTGTCACTTAAGTTATGTTTCCTTTGTTCGTTGCTGTTTATCGGACGACCCAGGCTGTGGACATGCCAACTCAGGCATGCAGCATTTGGGATCAGCTTTGTGCTGTGTGTCTCATGCATCCTGGTAAAAACCATGGTTGTTCTGGCTGTGTTCAAAGCCTCCAAGCCAGGAGGGGGAGCCAGTCTGAAGTGGTTTGGTGCAATGCAGCAGAGAGGAACAGTTGTATTTCTGACATCTATTCAGGCGGCTATCTGCACTACCTGGCTTGTCACTTCCTCTCCAACTCCACATAAAAACACCCAATACCACAATGATAAGATAGTGTATGAGTGTGCAGTTGGGTCCACTGTTGGTTTTGCAGTGTTATTGGGCTATATTGGCAAGCTGGCTATCCTCAGTTTTCTAATTGCATTCCTGGTGAGGAATCTCCCTGATAGTTTTAATGAGGCCAAGCTCATCACATTCAGCATGCTGATCTTCTGTGCTGTGTGGGTGGCCTTTGTTCCTGCTTATATTAGCTCACCAGGAAAACTTGCAGATGCAGTAGAGGTATTTGCCATCCTGGCTTCAAGTTTTGGACTCTTGATCACACTGTTTGGTCCCAAATGTTACATAATCCTGTTGAGACCAGAGATGAACACAAAGAAAGCTGTTATGGGTCGTGGCGTTGAGTCATAA
- the LOC134641274 gene encoding extracellular calcium-sensing receptor-like, protein MHKTGDVILGGLFQVHFFSSIQDLSFTSQPQQPICHGFDVLGFRQAQTMAFAIDEINRNSNLLPNVTLGYTLYDNCLELGIGFRAALSLASGQEEKIILNNKCAGNPPVIGIVGDSSSTRSIAISTVLGLYRVPMVSYFATCSCLSDRQKYPSFFRTIPSDAFQVRAIIQILKHFGWTWAGLLISDDDYGLHAAISFQSELSLSGEGCLAYVEVLPWDKDTDEIRRIVDVIKKSTAHVVIVFAHESHMINLMEEVVAHNLTGLQWMASEAWTAAAVLQIPQLMPYLGGTLGIAIRRGEIPGLREFLLQVRPNLHDSTSYGRSMVTQFWEFTFQCRFAPPPTGWVEGGGAICTGKEDIENSDTEFLEISNLRPEYNVYKAVYAVAYSLDDMLQCKPGRGSFSGDSCATLHTLEPWQLVYHLERVNFTTSFGDQVSFDENGDALPIYDVMNWSWLPDGSTKVQNVGEVKRSAFKGEELILDEDKIFWNFESKKPPRSVCSESCPPGTHMVRRKGEPKCCFDCIPCSEGKITNTSNSLECTSCPDDFWSNPERDHCVPKKTEFLSYHEPLGICLTATSLLGTFVCAVVLGIFIYHRRTPIVRANNSELSFQLLLSLKLCFLCSLLFIGRPRLWTCQLRHAAFGISFVLCVSCILVKTMVVLAVFKASKPGGGTSLKWFGAMQQRGTVLFLTSIQAAICTTWLVTSSPTPHKNTQYYNDKIIYECAVGSTVGFAVLLGYIGMLAFLSFLIAFLVRNLPDSFNEAKLITFSMLIFCAVWVAFVPAYISSPGKLADAVEVFAILASSFGLLITLFGPKCYIILLRPEMNTKKAIMGRGIE, encoded by the exons CCTAATGTGACTCTGGGATACACTCTGTATGATAACTGCCTTGAACTTGGAATAGGATTCCGTGCAGCACTGTCATTAGCCAGTGGTCAAGAGGagaaaattatattaaataataaatgtgcTGGAAATCCTCCAGTCATAGGGATTGTTGGTGATTCTTCCTCTACACGTTCTATTGCTATCTCCACTGTCTTAGGTTTGTACAGAGTGCCAATG GTGAGTTATTTTGCCACATGTTCCTGCCTGAGTGACCGTCAAAAGTATCCATCCTTCTTTAGGACAATCCCAAGTGATGCTTTCCAG GTACGTGCTATTATTCAGATCCTAAAACATTTTGGCTGGACTTGGGCAGGTCTGCTTATCAGTGATGATGATTATGGACTTCACGCAGCCATATCCTTTCAGTCTGAGCTGAGTCTGTCAGGTGAAGGTTGCCTGGCATATGTTGAAGTTTTGCCCTGGGACAAAGACACAGATGAAATAAGGAGGATAGTGGATGTGATTAAAAAATCCACAGCTCATGTGGTCATTGTCTTTGCGCATGAGAGTCATATGATCAATCTTATGGAAGAG GTAGTGGCACACAATTTAACAGGGTTGCAGTGGATGGCCAGTGAAGCCTGGACAGCAGCTGCTGTGCTACAAATACCTCAACTTATGCCATACCTGGGTGGTACACTGGGCATTGCTATTCGTCGAGGAGAAATACCAGGGCTCAGGGAATTCCTGTTACAAGTACGTCCCAATCTACACGACAGCACTAGCTACGGAAGAAGTATG gTTACTCAGTTTTGGGAATTTACATTTCAGTGCAGATTTGCACCACCTCCAACAGGTTGGGTGGAAGGAGGAGGAGCAATATGCACTGGAAAAGAAGATATAGAAAATTCAGACACTGAATTCTTGGAAATTTCCAACCTCCGGCCTGAGTACAATGTGTACAAAGCTGTTTATGCTGTGGCGTATTCCCTTGATGATATGCTGCAGTGCAAGCCAGGAAGAGGGTCTTTCAGTGGGGACAGCTGTGCCACATTACACACACTGGAACCATGGCAG CTCGTTTATCACTTGGAAAGGGTGAACTTCACCACTTCATTTGGTGATCAAGTGTCATTTGATGAGAATGGCGATGCATTACCAATTTACGATGTCATGAACTGGTCGTGGCTCCCTGATGGAAGCACTAAAGTTCAGAATGTGGGTGAGGTTAAGAGGTCAGCTTTCAAAGGTGAAGAACTCATACTTGATGAAGACAAAATATTCTGGAATTTTGAATCCAAAAAG CCACCTCGATCAGTATGCAGTGAGAGCTGTCCCCCTGGTACCCACATGGTGAGAAGGAAGGGGGAACCCAAATGCTGCTTTGACTGCATCCCTTGCTCTGAAGGAAAAATCACGAACACGAGCA ACTCCTTGGAGTGCACCAGTTGTCCAGATGATTTTTGGTCAAATCCCGAGCGTGACCACTGTGTTCCAAAGAAGACAGAGTTTCTCTCCTACCATGAGCCTCTAGGTATTTGTTTGACAGCAACCTCATTACTGGGCACATTTGTATGTGCAGTTGTTCTAGGGATCTTTATCTACCATCGCAGGACACCCATAGTACGTGCCAACAATTCAGAACTTAGTTTCCAGCTATTGCTGTCACTCAAGTTGTGTTTCCTGTGTTCACTGCTGTTCATCGGACGACCCAGGCTGTGGACATGCCAACTCAGGCATGCGGCATTTGGGATCAGCTTTGTGCTGTGTGTCTCATGCATCCTGGTAAAAACCATGGTTGTTCTGGCTGTGTTCAAAGCCTCCAAGCCAGGAGGGGGAACCAGTCTGAAGTGGTTTGGAGCTATGCAGCAGAGAGGAACAGTTCTGTTTCTTACATCTATTCAGGCAGCCATCTGTACTACCTGGCTTGTCACTTCCTCTCCAACTCCACATAAGAACACCCAATACTACAATGATAAGATCATTTATGAGTGTGCAGTGGGGTCCACTGTTGGTTTTGCAGTGTTATTGGGCTATATTGGCATGCTAGCCTTCCTCAGTTTTCTAATTGCATTCCTGGTGAGGAATCTCCCTGACAGTTTTAATGAGGCCAAGCTCATCACATTCAGCATGCTGATCTTCTGTGCTGTGTGGGTGGCCTTTGTTCCTGCTTATATCAGCTCACCAGGAAAACTTGCAGATGCAGTGGAGGTATTTGCCATCTTGGCTTCAAGTTTTGGACTCTTGATCACACTGTTTGGACCCAAATGTTACATAATCCTGTTGAGACCAGAGATGAACACAAAGAAAGCTATAATGGGTCGTGGCATTGAGTGA